A stretch of Besnoitia besnoiti strain Bb-Ger1 chromosome Unknown contig00015, whole genome shotgun sequence DNA encodes these proteins:
- a CDS encoding microneme protein MIC12 (encoded by transcript BESB_029470), with the protein MPRLAMATAQTVLRVYTASLRRVTPRSAGHLSWTECGNPKPELRIRVRDQCDNVKCLCAKSEICKEGTTEVPPTEELLPPYGEVEPPYGEVEPPTGEIQLPTGEMEPPTGEIEPPTGEVEPPYGEVEPPTGEIQPPYGEIEPPYGDVEPPTGEIEPPYGEVEPPTGEIQPPTGEIEPPYGEVESPTGEIQPPYGEVEPPTGEVEPPYGEVEPPYGEIQPPTGEIQPPTGEIQPPYGEVEPPTGEIQPPYGEVEPPTGEIQPPTGEMEPPTGEIEPPTGEIEPPTTGGEGEQGEPGVDESTEEGPIEEEDTSTEGSNSEKEEGGPPTAAIAGGVVGGVLLLAAAIGAGMYASGGGGGEAEGEQVMFEGAEEGGVTGEAPETETVIEIEDDAWADMD; encoded by the coding sequence ATGCCAAGGCTGGCAATGGCTACGGCTCAAACTGTGCTCCGTGTATACACGGCCTCGCTCCGCCGAGTTACACCCCGAAGTGCCGGACATCTTTCTTGGACGGAATGTGGCAACCCGAAGCCGGAACTCCGCATCCGCGTGAGAGACCAATGTGACAACGTCAAGTGCCTGTGCGCCAAATCTGAGATCTGCAAGGAGGGGACCACCGAGGTCCCGCCCACTGAAGAACTCCTGCCCCCGTacggagaagtcgagcccccgtacggagaagtcgagcccccgactggagaaaTCCAGCTCCCCACTGGAGAGATGGAACCCCCCACTGGAGAAATCgagcccccgactggagaagtcgagcccccgtatggagaagtcgagcccccgactggagagatccagcccccgtatggagaaatcgagcccccgtatggagacgtcgagcccccgactggagaaatcgagcccccgtatggagaagtcgagccccccactggagagatccagcccccgactggagaaatcgagcccccgtatggagaagtcgagtccccgactggagagatccagcccccgtatggagaagtcgagcccccgactggagaagtcgagcccccgtatggagaagtcgagcccccgtatggagagATCCAacccccgactggagagatccaacccccgactggagagatccagcccccgtatggagaagtcgagcccccgactggagagatccagcccccgtatggagaagtcgagcccccgactggagaaaTCCAGCCCCCCACTGGAGAGATGGAACCCCCCACTGGAGAAATCGAacccccgactggagagatcGAACCCCCAACCACTGgtggcgagggcgagcaaGGCGAACCTGGAGTAGACGAGAGCACTGAGGAGGGTCCGatcgaagaggaggacacCTCGACTGAGGGAAGCAATAgtgagaaagaagaaggaggtcCGCCGACTGCAGCAATTGCCGGTGGTGTCGTTGGTGGTGTTCTtttgctcgctgccgcgatCGGCGCGGGCATGTACGCAAgtggcgggggcggcggcgaagcagaaggcgagcaggTCATGttcgaaggcgcagaagaaggtgGTGTGACTGGCGAGGCACCGGAGACGGAAACCGTTATCGAAATCGAAGACGACGCGTGGGCAGATATGGACTAA